DNA sequence from the Alkaliphilus metalliredigens QYMF genome:
GAAGTAAAGAGAGTGTCACAGCAGCAATAATGACAGCTATTAATAAATTGGTATGTATTTGAAATGCAATGAAAAATGCAATAAAGAAAAAGGCAAAGCGCCATAAAACATAATCAATTACCTTAGCCATATTGGTTCTAGAATCAGCTTTTGTCTCCATGTAATAGGCCTTAAATTTCCTCTGTTTTTTATTTTCTTTGCCATAACCTCTGATCTGTGTGGCTATAAATTGAAACAATGCATGTATATTTTCCATTACGATACCTCCTTCTTTGTCTATACTTCTACTGTTGCCAATATATTCTAATTTATACTTGCGCTAAATTAACATGCAAAAAGCGCCCACAGGACGCTTTTTGCTTTTATTGCTTCTACTTTATTGTATCTCTTCAATGACACTAATCAAGCCCTCACGACCCACTTCTTCAACATTAATCATTTTAACAAACTTGTTATAGCTTTCAATCCCCAGCTTCCCTGTAGTATTGTGGGCTAAATAATTTGTATTCTTATTAGAGTACACAATCACATCAATTGGCTCCGTTGCATTATCCACTGTTGTGACCTCATATCCATTGACTCTTAGTAATTTTGCTTCTTCATGTAGTCCTTCCTGAACTGCAATTCTTTTTGTTCCCATCAAACAACCTCCTCTTGAGATTATTCTTTCCTATTGCTAAAGAATTATCACTGAGAAGAGGCTGTTTCAATACGCTCACAAAATGATTATCCCATTGCTCTTTCAAGTTTATCTAAATGTTGAATTGGAAAGTGTTTCAAGAGCTCTTTAAATTGATCTACACCTAGGCCTGATGTTGTTGTATAAATATCAATTTTACCTTCTATATCTGCTTGAATGAAACGTTGTTTAATTTCTTCAAAATTCACAGCCACCTTATCGCCTCCTTGAATAGTAATCCTTACAAATAGTATGTTATACTTGCTAGAAAAGTATTCAAGAATCCCAAAACTTTAACGATAAACTTCTGATTTCAAAGTAGCAATATAGGGCAGGTTTCTATATTTTTCAGCATAATCGATTCCATATCCAACAATAAACTCATCTGGAATGTCAAATCCGATATAATCAATTGGCAAATCACATTTTCTTCTGGCAGGTTTATCCAATAATGTGCAAACCTTAATGCTTTTTGTATTTCTAGACTTTAAGTTTTCTGTTAAGTATTTCAGCGTCAATCCTGTATCAACAATATCCTCTACAATCAATATGTGCTTGTCTTCGATCTCTAAATCTAAATCCTTTAGAATTCTCACAACACCAGAACTCTCCGTTGACAATCCATAGCTTGATACTGCCATAAAATCAATTGATAGTGGACGATCAATCTTTCTAACTAAGTCTCCCAAAAAAATACTCGCTCCTTTTAAAACACCAATGACGACTAAGCCCTCTTCATGATTATAGTCTGCAGTTATCTGCTTACCTAATTCTTCTACACGTTGTGCTATCTCCTCTTGGCTAAAAAGAGTTTCCTTTATATCATTAACCATCATCTCACCTCTTCCATATTATTACCAGTTTATTATAACATATATACGGTTTATGCTGAACTATATATTGATAAATTTTTATATCATTCGATTTTTCACTTACTTTTTAAATTCAACATATTTTAAATCACTCTCTAGGTATCTAGCCATTGCATAGATCGCATCTGATAGTCGATTCACATATTTGACTAAGTTTACACTTACATAGACTTCTTTTTGTAGTGTTAATATTCTTCTTTCAGCCCGTCTACATATGGTTCTGGCAACATGTAAACTTGCAGAAGCCCGATTGGTTCCAGGAATGATAAATCGATCCATCAGTTCCATCTTAGATAAGAAATAATCGATCATTTCTTCTAAGCATTTAGTATGAGATTGTTCTATTTTTTCTGGAAATTTTTCTTTATCTTCTGTGGCCAATTCACCAGCCACATCAAAAAGCTCTCTTTGGATTTGAAAAATATAGTTAGAGATTTCATCATCTTCTACAAATGTTCTAGCAAAACCTAATGCGGAGTTCAGTTCATCAATGGTTCCATAACTTTCTACCCTAATGTCATCCTTGTCTACACGCTTACCATCATATAAGCTGGTTTGACCCTTATCTCCTGTCTTCGTATATATTTTCATTTTTTATCCTCTCCTTCATTGATCTTATGAACTTATTCATAATATACACTTCTTTACCAATGTATAATCTAAATCATGGAAGACTTTTTAATTTGTATTTTTGCTACAGCAATCATTTTTATATTTTCATTTTATTACGTTTATGATATAATTCTATTACAAATATTTTATATATTTAATTAATCCTGTGGATAATTAAATCTTTGTTCAAAAAAAAGAAAAAAATAAGGGCTTTCACCCTTATTTACTCTTTCCTTGGTTTCAAGTCACCGGCAAAGTGACAAGCAACAAACCGTAGGTCACCCATATCTCTTAGTTCAGGGGTATTTGATTTACATATTTCCTGTCTATATCTACATCTACCATAGAATCGACAGCCATCGGGAGGGTTAATTGGACTTGGAACGTCTCCCTCTAGAATGATTCTTTCTTTCTTTACATCAATTGAAGGTACTGGAATAGCTGATAATAACGCTTGTGTGTATGGGTGTATTGGGCTTTTAAACATTGTGTTATACTCAGATAGCTCTACCACTTGACCCAAATACATCACCGCAATACGATCACTTACATGTTTCACAACACCTAGATCATGAGAAATAAACATATAAGTGAGTCCAAATTCTTTTTGAAGATCTCCCATCAGGTTTAAAATCTGTGCTTGGATGGATACGTCAAGTGCTGAGACCGGCTCATCCTGTACAATAAATTTTGGATTTAGGGCTAATGCTCTTGCAATTCCGATACGTTGTCTTCTTCCACCATCAAGCTCATGGGGATATACATTGACAAGTCTTTCTGCCAATCCAACAGTTCCCATTAGCTCATTTACTTTTTTGTTAAGATCAACTTTAGATTTGTAAATTTTATTGACCACTAGTGGTTCTCCAATAATTTCAGAAACGCTCATCCTAGGATTTAACGAAGCAAATGGATCCTGAAAGACAATTTGCATTTCCTTTCGAATGTCACGCATTTGGTTCTTATCAAATTGGACGATATCTTTCCCTTCAAAGATTACCTCACCAGCTGTTGGCTCTAATAGCCTTAGAAGTACTCTACCTGTTGTTGACTTACCACAACCTGACTCCCCAACAAGCCCTAGGGTTTCACCTTTATTAATAAAGAAGTTCACATCATCTACAGCATGTAATAGTCCCTTTTTTGTATTAAAGTACTTCTTCAAATTACGTACTTCAATTAGTCTCTCTGACATAATTGTCACCTCCTACATTCTATTATTCGACTCCTCCGTCAGAAAATAATAAGCATTTCACAAAGTGACCCGGTGCCACCTCAATAGATTTTGGCATAACCTCCGCACATTTTTTTGTTGCGTGTGGACATCTTGGATGGAATGGACAGCCCGTTGGTAGATCAGTAGGATCTGGCATCAATCCTTTAATTGGCTTTAGCCTTGTTTCATCCTCTTCCGGGTTCGGAATCGAGTTGAAAAGTCCAATGGTATAAGGATGCTTTGGCACTGTATATAAGTTTTCCTTACTAGTGTATTCCACCACATTCCCAGCATACATAATCGCAACCTTGTCACAAACCTCTGCCACAACCCCTAAATCATGGGTAATCATAATCATTGAAGTCTCAAACTCTTCTTTTAGCTTTTTCATCAAATCAAGCACTTGGGCTTGAATCGTTACATCTAGGGCTGTTGTTGGCTCATCAGCTATCAGTAGTGTTGGGTTACAGGCTAATGCAATGGCAATGACAACACGTTGTCTCATCCCACCACTAAATTGATGTGGATAATCCTTATGTCTCCCAGCTGGGATCCCTACCGTATCAAGCATCTCTTGGGCCCGTTTAATTGCTTCCTTGGCATTCACCTTTTGGTGAAGCTTAACAACCTCTGCGATTTGCTCTCCAACAGTCATCACTGGGTTTAAAGAAGTCATTGGATCTTGAAAGATCATTGAAATCTTATTCCCACGAATCTTTCTTAATTGAGTTGCTGTTTTCTTTAACAGGTCTTCACCTTCGAATATAATTTCGCCCTTTATAATCTTGCCTGGAGGATTCGGAACCAATTGCATAATACCTAATGCAGTTGTTGTTTTCCCTGCTCCAGTTTCGCCTACTAAACCCAATGTCTCGCCCTTACCTATTTCAAGATTCATAT
Encoded proteins:
- a CDS encoding ABC transporter ATP-binding protein produces the protein MSEKKKLLEIKDLSIQYITEDGTVRAVDDMNLEIGKGETLGLVGETGAGKTTTALGIMQLVPNPPGKIIKGEIIFEGEDLLKKTATQLRKIRGNKISMIFQDPMTSLNPVMTVGEQIAEVVKLHQKVNAKEAIKRAQEMLDTVGIPAGRHKDYPHQFSGGMRQRVVIAIALACNPTLLIADEPTTALDVTIQAQVLDLMKKLKEEFETSMIMITHDLGVVAEVCDKVAIMYAGNVVEYTSKENLYTVPKHPYTIGLFNSIPNPEEDETRLKPIKGLMPDPTDLPTGCPFHPRCPHATKKCAEVMPKSIEVAPGHFVKCLLFSDGGVE
- a CDS encoding ABC transporter ATP-binding protein, encoding MSERLIEVRNLKKYFNTKKGLLHAVDDVNFFINKGETLGLVGESGCGKSTTGRVLLRLLEPTAGEVIFEGKDIVQFDKNQMRDIRKEMQIVFQDPFASLNPRMSVSEIIGEPLVVNKIYKSKVDLNKKVNELMGTVGLAERLVNVYPHELDGGRRQRIGIARALALNPKFIVQDEPVSALDVSIQAQILNLMGDLQKEFGLTYMFISHDLGVVKHVSDRIAVMYLGQVVELSEYNTMFKSPIHPYTQALLSAIPVPSIDVKKERIILEGDVPSPINPPDGCRFYGRCRYRQEICKSNTPELRDMGDLRFVACHFAGDLKPRKE
- the hpt gene encoding hypoxanthine phosphoribosyltransferase, yielding MVNDIKETLFSQEEIAQRVEELGKQITADYNHEEGLVVIGVLKGASIFLGDLVRKIDRPLSIDFMAVSSYGLSTESSGVVRILKDLDLEIEDKHILIVEDIVDTGLTLKYLTENLKSRNTKSIKVCTLLDKPARRKCDLPIDYIGFDIPDEFIVGYGIDYAEKYRNLPYIATLKSEVYR
- a CDS encoding cob(I)yrinic acid a,c-diamide adenosyltransferase, giving the protein MKIYTKTGDKGQTSLYDGKRVDKDDIRVESYGTIDELNSALGFARTFVEDDEISNYIFQIQRELFDVAGELATEDKEKFPEKIEQSHTKCLEEMIDYFLSKMELMDRFIIPGTNRASASLHVARTICRRAERRILTLQKEVYVSVNLVKYVNRLSDAIYAMARYLESDLKYVEFKK
- a CDS encoding YkuS family protein, whose product is MGTKRIAVQEGLHEEAKLLRVNGYEVTTVDNATEPIDVIVYSNKNTNYLAHNTTGKLGIESYNKFVKMINVEEVGREGLISVIEEIQ